A genomic window from Micromonospora sp. WMMA1947 includes:
- a CDS encoding DUF1540 domain-containing protein, with amino-acid sequence MTASLEMPRVQECAVRSCAYNHTNDCHAFAITIGSSDHAHCHTFVEMPVRGGLDQLVAQVGACSRADCRHNADLECHAPAITVGPDMDMADCMTYESR; translated from the coding sequence ATGACCGCGTCGTTGGAGATGCCCCGGGTCCAGGAGTGCGCCGTCCGGTCCTGCGCCTACAACCACACGAACGACTGCCACGCCTTCGCCATCACGATCGGCAGCAGCGACCACGCCCACTGCCACACGTTCGTGGAGATGCCGGTGCGCGGTGGTCTCGACCAGTTGGTCGCCCAGGTCGGGGCGTGCTCGCGCGCCGACTGCCGGCACAACGCCGACCTGGAGTGTCACGCCCCGGCCATCACCGTCGGCCCCGACATGGACATGGCCGACTGCATGACCTACGAGAGCCGCTGA
- a CDS encoding DUF4126 domain-containing protein: MLEVLTGSGLAASAGLNAYIPLLLMGLLSRYTDLVELPSGWQWLGNGWVVLILAVLLAVEVVADKVPVVDHVNDVVQTVVRPTAGGLAFGAGAGSETVTVSDPDTFFSTHQWVPVVVGVLIALGVHLLKAVARPVINATTAGVGAPVASTAEDATSVVMSVVALLLPVLVLVFLVALVFFVPWLFRRRRERRRERAAARAAGFRV, translated from the coding sequence GTGCTCGAAGTCCTCACCGGTTCCGGTCTGGCCGCCTCGGCGGGCCTGAACGCCTACATCCCGCTGCTGCTGATGGGGCTGCTGTCCCGCTACACCGATCTGGTCGAGCTGCCGAGCGGCTGGCAGTGGCTCGGCAACGGCTGGGTGGTGCTCATCCTCGCCGTCCTGCTCGCGGTCGAGGTGGTGGCCGACAAGGTGCCGGTGGTCGACCACGTCAACGACGTGGTGCAGACGGTGGTCCGGCCGACCGCCGGCGGGCTCGCGTTCGGCGCGGGCGCCGGCTCGGAGACCGTCACGGTGAGCGACCCGGACACGTTCTTCTCCACGCACCAGTGGGTGCCGGTGGTGGTCGGCGTGCTCATCGCGCTCGGCGTACACCTGCTCAAGGCCGTCGCCCGGCCGGTCATCAACGCGACCACCGCCGGGGTGGGCGCGCCGGTGGCCAGCACCGCCGAGGACGCGACGAGCGTGGTCATGTCGGTGGTGGCGCTGCTGCTGCCGGTGCTGGTCCTGGTGTTCCTGGTCGCCCTGGTGTTCTTCGTGCCGTGGCTGTTCCGCCGCCGCCGGGAGCGGCGGCGGGAACGCGCCGCCGCCCGGGCGGCGGGCTTCCGCGTCTGA
- the nucS gene encoding endonuclease NucS: MRLVIAKCSVDYVGRLSAHLPPATRLLMVKADGSVSIHADDRAYKPLNWMSPPCRLEEAPGVWRVVNKAGEELRITLEEIFQDTSYELGVDPGLRKDGVEAHLQELLAANPETLGEGFTLVRREYMTAIGPVDLLCRDAVGGAVAVEVKRRGEIDGVEQLTRYLELMNRDPLLAPVAGVFAAQEIKPQARVLATDRGIRCVVVDYDKLRGIERDELTLF, translated from the coding sequence GTGCGGTTGGTGATTGCGAAGTGCTCAGTGGACTACGTCGGACGGCTCTCGGCCCATCTGCCCCCGGCGACCCGGTTGCTGATGGTGAAGGCGGACGGGTCGGTGTCGATCCACGCCGACGACCGGGCCTACAAGCCGTTGAACTGGATGAGCCCGCCGTGTCGGCTGGAGGAGGCCCCCGGTGTCTGGCGGGTGGTGAACAAGGCCGGCGAGGAGCTGCGCATCACCCTGGAGGAAATCTTCCAGGACACCTCGTACGAGCTGGGTGTGGACCCGGGCCTGCGCAAGGACGGCGTCGAGGCCCACCTGCAGGAACTGCTCGCCGCGAACCCGGAGACGCTGGGGGAGGGCTTCACGCTGGTCCGGCGGGAGTACATGACCGCGATCGGGCCGGTCGACCTGCTCTGCCGGGACGCGGTCGGCGGTGCGGTGGCGGTCGAGGTGAAGCGGCGCGGCGAGATCGACGGCGTGGAGCAGCTCACCCGCTACCTGGAGCTGATGAACCGCGATCCGCTGCTCGCGCCGGTGGCCGGGGTGTTCGCCGCGCAGGAGATCAAGCCGCAGGCGCGGGTGCTCGCCACCGACCGGGGGATCCGTTGCGTGGTGGTCGACTACGACAAGCTGCGCGGCATCGAGCGCGACGAGCTGACGCTGTTCTGA
- a CDS encoding protein meaA, with protein MDDAMPGRLPERDRPWVMRTYAGHSSAAATNALFRRNLAKGQTGLSVAFDLPTQTGYDPDHELASGEVGRVGVPVAHLGDMRALFEGIPLAEMNTSMTINAPAMWLLGLYGTVAAEQGAELSRCAGTTQNDIIKEYLSRGTYIFPPAASLRLTADVIAYTLREMPRWNPVNICSYHLQEAGATPVQEVGFALATAVAVLDTVRDSGQVPPERMGDVVQRISFFVNAGVRFVEEIAKMRAFGALWDEITRDRYGVENPKQRRFRYGVQVNSLGLTEAQPENNIQRIVLEMLGVTLSRDARARAVQLPAWNEALGLPRPWDQQWSLRMQQVLAYESDLLEYPDLFAGSHVMTALVDDIVSGARVELEKVLEMGGVVTAVESGYLKSALVASLADRRRRMESGSDVVVGVNRFTETEPSPLTAAGAEAIEQVDPAVEEAATDGVRRWRADRDAAAVEAALAKLRADAATTANLMPATLDCVRAGVTTGEWAGALRQVYGEYRAPTGLAGAVGTAGDATLAGVRERVVATARELGSGRLRLLVGKPGLDGHSNGAEQIAVRARDAGFEVVYQGIRLTAGQIVAAAVEEDVDLVGLSVLSGSHLAAVPAVLDGLRAAGRGDLPVVVGGIIPAADAEALRAAGVARVFTPKDFALTGIIDELVTVIREANALA; from the coding sequence ATGGACGACGCGATGCCGGGACGGCTGCCCGAGCGGGACCGCCCGTGGGTGATGCGCACGTACGCCGGGCACTCCTCCGCCGCGGCCACCAACGCGCTCTTCCGCCGCAACCTGGCGAAGGGGCAGACCGGCCTGTCGGTCGCCTTCGACCTGCCCACCCAGACCGGGTACGACCCGGACCACGAGCTGGCCTCCGGTGAGGTGGGCCGGGTGGGCGTGCCGGTGGCGCACCTGGGCGACATGCGGGCGCTGTTCGAGGGCATCCCGCTGGCCGAGATGAACACCTCGATGACCATCAACGCCCCGGCGATGTGGCTGCTCGGCCTCTACGGCACCGTCGCCGCCGAGCAGGGCGCGGAGCTGAGCCGCTGCGCCGGCACCACCCAGAACGACATCATCAAGGAGTACCTGTCCCGGGGGACGTACATCTTCCCGCCGGCGGCGTCGCTGCGGCTGACCGCCGACGTGATCGCGTACACGCTGCGCGAGATGCCCCGGTGGAACCCGGTCAACATCTGCTCGTACCACCTCCAGGAGGCGGGCGCTACGCCGGTGCAGGAGGTCGGCTTCGCACTGGCCACCGCCGTCGCCGTGCTGGACACCGTGCGCGACTCCGGTCAGGTGCCGCCCGAGCGGATGGGCGACGTGGTCCAGCGGATCTCGTTCTTCGTCAACGCCGGGGTGCGCTTCGTCGAGGAGATCGCCAAGATGCGCGCGTTCGGCGCGCTCTGGGACGAGATCACCCGCGACCGCTACGGCGTGGAGAACCCGAAGCAGCGCCGGTTCCGCTACGGCGTACAGGTCAACTCGCTGGGCCTGACCGAGGCGCAGCCGGAGAACAACATCCAGCGCATCGTGCTGGAGATGCTCGGCGTCACGCTGTCCCGCGACGCCCGCGCCCGCGCCGTGCAGCTGCCCGCCTGGAACGAGGCGCTGGGCCTGCCCCGCCCGTGGGACCAGCAGTGGTCGCTGCGCATGCAGCAGGTGCTGGCGTACGAGTCGGACCTGCTGGAGTACCCGGACCTGTTTGCCGGCTCGCACGTGATGACCGCGCTGGTCGACGACATCGTCTCCGGCGCCCGCGTCGAGCTGGAGAAGGTGCTGGAGATGGGCGGCGTGGTCACCGCCGTCGAGTCCGGCTACCTCAAGAGCGCGCTGGTGGCCTCGCTCGCCGACCGGCGCCGCCGGATGGAGTCCGGCTCGGACGTGGTGGTCGGCGTCAACCGGTTCACCGAGACCGAGCCGTCCCCGCTGACCGCGGCGGGCGCCGAGGCGATCGAGCAGGTGGACCCGGCCGTCGAGGAGGCGGCCACCGACGGCGTCCGCCGGTGGCGGGCCGACCGGGACGCGGCGGCGGTGGAGGCGGCGCTGGCGAAGCTGCGCGCGGACGCGGCCACCACGGCGAACCTGATGCCCGCGACGCTGGACTGCGTGCGGGCCGGGGTCACCACCGGCGAGTGGGCGGGCGCGCTGCGCCAGGTCTACGGCGAGTACCGCGCGCCGACCGGCCTGGCCGGGGCGGTCGGGACAGCCGGTGACGCGACCCTCGCCGGAGTTCGGGAGCGGGTCGTCGCGACCGCCCGAGAGCTGGGCAGCGGGCGGCTGCGGCTGCTGGTCGGCAAGCCGGGGCTGGACGGGCACTCCAACGGCGCCGAGCAGATCGCGGTACGCGCCCGCGACGCCGGCTTCGAGGTGGTCTACCAGGGCATCCGGCTGACCGCCGGGCAGATCGTGGCGGCCGCGGTGGAGGAGGACGTCGACCTGGTCGGCCTCTCCGTGCTGTCCGGTTCGCACCTGGCCGCCGTGCCGGCGGTGCTGGACGGGCTGCGCGCCGCCGGACGGGGTGACCTGCCGGTGGTGGTGGGCGGGATCATCCCGGCCGCCGACGCCGAGGCGCTGCGCGCCGCAGGAGTGGCCCGGGTGTTCACGCCGAAGGACTTCGCGCTCACCGGCATCATCGACGAGCTGGTCACAGTGATCCGCGAGGCCAACGCGCTGGCGTGA
- a CDS encoding ABC transporter permease, whose amino-acid sequence MIGLALRLAVAGGREALVRLVAIAAAVAVGTGLLLTTLAGVHATDAQLTRYASMYPQETAGGSADPLLWSTRFDYFRGDQIVRVDVAATGPDAPTPIGVPRAPGPGEYYASPALRKLLATTPADQLADRYPGRDLGVVGPAALTSPDTLLVLVGGTPEQVGKLDQVRKVTRLDDNRAPLPRAAIDLILGVAAGGLLFPVLVFIGTATRLGAARREQRFAAMRLVGATPRQISTVAAVEAALAAAAGAAAGFAVFFAFRGQLAGIPFTGMPFFPGDMAIGAPEAVLVALGVPAGAAAAAWVALRRVRISPLGVSRRVTPRPPRVYRLIPLALGLAGLGFALVYRPPTSDGQTALFLPALLLVMVGLITGGPWLTMVGARAMAARASRPAALIAARRLADNPSAGFRAVSGVMLALFVTTVAVGVMGTIAHERGPAPRGSLEAGRLSMVLMDDAPAPGTLLADLAAVPGVRNPVLVRENPVRGDGRDSGVIACADIPPAYGRCAAGASVAEVPPGLIPWRESASADRVWPSSPVDPAALAGLPADSVAVDAEDPVAVERARTVLEAAFPTFFVAPNVPGDFEADFADTMRGWQRLADLVVVAGLALAGCSLAVAVAAGLSERRRPFSLLRLSGAPVRLLRRVVAVESVVPLLTVAVVAVGMGLAAAHLFLRAQMDYDLRLPGIGFAAVVVLGVLGCLAVVAATLPLLERITGPETARSE is encoded by the coding sequence GTGATCGGGCTCGCGCTCCGGCTCGCCGTCGCGGGTGGCCGGGAGGCGCTGGTCCGGCTGGTCGCCATCGCCGCCGCCGTCGCGGTCGGCACCGGCCTGCTGCTCACCACGCTCGCCGGTGTGCACGCCACCGACGCCCAGCTCACCCGCTACGCGTCGATGTACCCGCAGGAGACGGCGGGCGGGTCCGCCGACCCGCTGCTGTGGTCGACCCGGTTTGACTACTTCCGGGGCGATCAGATCGTTCGCGTCGACGTCGCCGCCACCGGTCCGGACGCGCCCACGCCGATCGGCGTTCCCCGCGCGCCGGGGCCCGGCGAGTACTACGCCTCCCCGGCGCTGCGGAAGCTGCTGGCCACCACCCCCGCCGACCAGCTCGCCGACCGCTACCCGGGCCGGGACCTCGGCGTCGTCGGGCCGGCGGCGCTCACCTCGCCGGACACCCTGCTCGTCCTGGTCGGCGGCACCCCGGAGCAGGTGGGGAAGCTGGACCAGGTCAGGAAGGTCACCCGGCTCGACGACAACCGGGCTCCGCTGCCGAGGGCGGCGATCGACCTCATCCTCGGCGTGGCCGCGGGCGGACTGCTGTTTCCCGTTCTCGTCTTCATCGGCACGGCGACCCGGCTGGGCGCCGCCCGCCGGGAGCAGCGGTTCGCCGCGATGCGGCTGGTCGGGGCCACGCCCCGGCAGATCTCGACGGTCGCGGCCGTCGAGGCCGCGCTCGCGGCGGCGGCCGGCGCGGCGGCCGGCTTCGCGGTGTTCTTCGCGTTCCGCGGGCAGCTCGCCGGCATCCCGTTCACCGGCATGCCGTTCTTCCCCGGCGACATGGCCATCGGTGCGCCGGAGGCCGTCCTGGTGGCGCTCGGCGTGCCGGCGGGCGCGGCGGCCGCGGCCTGGGTCGCGCTGCGCCGGGTCCGGATCTCCCCACTCGGTGTCAGCCGCCGCGTCACACCCCGGCCGCCCCGGGTGTACCGGCTGATCCCGCTCGCGCTCGGCCTGGCCGGGCTGGGCTTCGCCCTGGTGTACCGGCCGCCCACGTCGGACGGCCAGACCGCGCTGTTCCTGCCCGCCCTGCTGCTGGTCATGGTCGGCCTGATCACCGGCGGCCCGTGGCTGACCATGGTCGGCGCCCGGGCGATGGCCGCCCGGGCCAGCCGGCCGGCCGCGCTGATCGCCGCACGCCGGCTCGCCGACAACCCGTCCGCCGGGTTCCGGGCGGTGAGCGGCGTGATGCTCGCGCTGTTCGTCACGACGGTGGCCGTGGGCGTGATGGGGACGATCGCGCACGAGCGCGGTCCGGCGCCCCGGGGTTCCCTGGAGGCCGGCCGGCTGTCGATGGTGCTGATGGACGACGCCCCGGCGCCGGGCACGCTGCTGGCCGATCTGGCGGCGGTTCCCGGCGTCCGCAACCCGGTGCTCGTCCGGGAGAACCCGGTACGCGGTGACGGCCGCGACTCCGGGGTGATCGCCTGCGCGGACATCCCGCCCGCCTACGGGCGGTGCGCAGCCGGCGCGAGCGTCGCCGAGGTGCCGCCGGGCCTGATCCCCTGGCGGGAGTCCGCCTCGGCCGACCGGGTCTGGCCGTCGTCCCCGGTGGACCCGGCTGCCCTCGCGGGACTCCCGGCGGATTCGGTGGCGGTCGACGCGGAGGACCCGGTGGCGGTGGAGCGGGCCCGGACGGTCCTCGAAGCCGCATTCCCCACGTTCTTCGTGGCCCCGAACGTGCCCGGCGACTTCGAGGCCGACTTCGCCGACACCATGCGGGGCTGGCAGCGGCTGGCCGACCTCGTCGTGGTGGCCGGTCTCGCGCTCGCCGGATGCAGCCTGGCCGTGGCCGTGGCGGCCGGTCTCAGTGAACGGAGGCGGCCGTTCAGCCTGCTGCGGCTCAGTGGTGCCCCGGTGCGGCTGCTGCGCCGCGTGGTAGCAGTGGAGAGCGTGGTGCCGCTGCTGACCGTCGCCGTGGTCGCGGTCGGGATGGGGCTGGCCGCCGCGCACCTGTTCCTGCGCGCGCAGATGGACTACGACCTGCGCCTACCGGGGATCGGGTTCGCCGCCGTGGTGGTCCTCGGCGTGCTGGGCTGCCTCGCGGTCGTCGCCGCCACCCTGCCGCTGCTGGAACGGATCACCGGCCCGGAGACCGCCCGCAGCGAGTGA
- a CDS encoding alpha/beta hydrolase: MRSARHMVQANGITQAVRVAGPPDGVPVLLVHGNVSSSAFWEPLLARLPETLRVVAPDLRGYGETDTAPVDATRGLDDFADDVAALLAVPGLFAPGARPVVAGHSLGGGVAMRLLVGHPERVAGLLLEAPVSPYGFGGTRDLDGTPTTPDFAGTGAGGANPDFVARLAAGDRSADGPTSPRAVLRAAYVADPASLGDDEDLLLESMLTTATGDDNYPGTAVASPHWPGTAAGPRGVLNALAPAHFRLADELVAVPVKPPVTWVRGDADVIVSDTSLFDLAYLGQLGVVPGWPGEAQCPPQPMVGQTRAVLDRYAAAGGTYREVVLPGCGHSPHLERPTEFVAELLALVGENATG, from the coding sequence ATGCGCAGCGCACGGCACATGGTCCAGGCCAACGGCATCACCCAGGCGGTCCGCGTGGCCGGTCCACCGGACGGCGTACCGGTGCTGCTGGTGCACGGCAACGTCTCCTCCTCCGCGTTCTGGGAACCGCTGCTGGCCCGGCTGCCGGAGACGCTGCGGGTGGTCGCCCCCGACCTGCGCGGCTACGGCGAGACCGACACCGCGCCCGTCGACGCGACCCGAGGGCTGGACGACTTCGCCGACGACGTGGCCGCGCTGCTGGCCGTCCCGGGGCTGTTCGCGCCCGGCGCCCGGCCGGTGGTGGCGGGGCACTCGCTGGGCGGCGGCGTGGCGATGCGGCTGCTCGTCGGCCACCCGGAGCGGGTCGCAGGGCTGCTGCTGGAGGCGCCGGTGTCCCCGTACGGCTTCGGCGGCACCCGGGACCTCGACGGCACTCCGACCACGCCCGACTTCGCCGGCACCGGCGCCGGTGGCGCGAACCCGGACTTCGTAGCCCGGCTCGCCGCCGGTGACCGGAGCGCGGACGGCCCGACCAGCCCGCGCGCGGTGCTGCGTGCCGCGTACGTGGCCGACCCGGCGTCCCTGGGCGACGACGAGGACCTGCTGCTGGAGAGCATGCTGACCACCGCCACCGGGGACGACAACTACCCGGGCACCGCTGTGGCCTCGCCGCACTGGCCGGGGACCGCCGCCGGGCCGCGCGGCGTGCTCAACGCGCTGGCCCCGGCCCACTTCCGGCTCGCCGACGAGCTGGTCGCCGTGCCGGTCAAGCCGCCGGTGACCTGGGTACGCGGCGACGCCGACGTGATCGTCTCGGACACCTCGCTGTTCGACCTGGCGTACCTCGGTCAGCTCGGTGTGGTGCCCGGCTGGCCGGGCGAGGCCCAGTGCCCGCCGCAGCCGATGGTGGGGCAGACCCGCGCGGTGCTGGACCGGTACGCGGCGGCCGGCGGGACGTACCGCGAGGTGGTGCTGCCGGGCTGCGGGCACAGCCCGCACCTGGAACGGCCGACCGAGTTCGTCGCCGAGCTGCTGGCGCTGGTGGGGGAGAACGCCACCGGGTGA
- a CDS encoding aldehyde dehydrogenase family protein, with product MTAVHVPGAPLISEGLLVSTSPATGAEAGRFPLAAEADVRAAVDRAREAGDWWAGLGFAGRRARLQRWRGVLARRIEELADLMHTEGGKPVGDAVVEILTALEHIDWAARNAQRVLGPRRVRSRLVLAEFSGHLEYQPYGVVGVIGPWNYPVFTPIGSAAYALAAGNAVVFKPSEYTPAVGQWLVDRFAEVVPEQLVFQVVHGFGAVGAALCRSGVGKVAFTGSTATAKRVMAACAETLTPVLLEAGGKDAMIVDSDADLDAAAEACVWGGMTNAGQTCIGIERVYAVDQVFDAFVEKVVAKAGRLTVGADGSDLGPITMPSQIDIIRRHIDDAVSRGGRAVLGGPEAVQPPYVHPTVLVDVPEDSAAVREETFGPTLVVNRVRDVDEAVERANALPYGLGGSVFGRVRAVAVARRLRSGMASVNSALTFAGMSTLPFGGTGESGIGRIHGEEGLREFGRPKSVTRRRARSLLPAMTFERTPADVARIIKIAKLMYGRGR from the coding sequence ATGACCGCTGTTCATGTGCCGGGCGCCCCGCTCATCTCCGAGGGTCTACTGGTGTCGACCAGCCCGGCCACCGGCGCCGAGGCGGGCCGATTCCCGCTGGCCGCCGAGGCGGACGTGCGTGCCGCCGTCGACCGCGCCCGGGAGGCCGGCGACTGGTGGGCCGGGCTCGGCTTCGCCGGCCGGAGGGCCCGCCTGCAGCGCTGGCGCGGCGTGCTCGCGCGGCGGATCGAGGAACTGGCCGACCTGATGCACACCGAGGGCGGCAAGCCGGTCGGCGACGCCGTGGTGGAGATCCTCACCGCGCTGGAGCACATCGACTGGGCGGCCCGCAACGCGCAGCGGGTGCTCGGGCCGCGCCGGGTCCGTTCCCGGCTGGTCCTCGCCGAGTTCAGCGGCCACCTGGAATACCAGCCGTACGGCGTGGTCGGAGTGATCGGCCCGTGGAACTACCCGGTCTTCACGCCGATCGGCTCCGCCGCGTACGCGCTCGCGGCCGGCAACGCCGTGGTGTTCAAGCCGAGCGAGTACACCCCGGCGGTCGGCCAGTGGCTGGTCGACAGGTTCGCCGAGGTGGTGCCGGAGCAGCTGGTGTTCCAGGTGGTGCACGGGTTCGGCGCGGTCGGCGCGGCGCTGTGCCGCTCCGGGGTCGGCAAGGTCGCCTTCACCGGCTCGACCGCCACCGCGAAGCGTGTGATGGCCGCCTGCGCCGAGACGCTCACCCCGGTGCTGCTGGAGGCCGGCGGCAAGGACGCGATGATCGTGGACAGCGACGCCGACCTGGACGCCGCGGCGGAGGCGTGCGTGTGGGGCGGGATGACGAACGCCGGCCAGACGTGCATCGGCATCGAGCGGGTCTACGCGGTCGACCAGGTCTTCGACGCGTTCGTGGAGAAGGTGGTGGCGAAGGCCGGGCGGCTCACAGTGGGCGCCGACGGGTCCGACCTCGGCCCGATCACCATGCCGTCGCAGATCGACATCATCCGGCGGCACATCGACGACGCGGTCAGCCGCGGCGGCCGGGCGGTACTGGGCGGGCCGGAGGCGGTCCAGCCGCCGTACGTGCATCCGACGGTGCTCGTCGACGTGCCGGAGGACTCGGCCGCCGTGCGGGAGGAGACGTTCGGCCCGACGCTCGTGGTCAACCGGGTCCGCGACGTGGACGAGGCGGTCGAGCGGGCCAACGCGCTGCCGTACGGTCTCGGGGGTTCGGTTTTCGGCCGGGTGCGGGCGGTGGCGGTGGCGCGGCGGCTGCGTTCCGGGATGGCCTCGGTCAACTCGGCGTTGACCTTCGCCGGCATGTCCACGCTGCCGTTCGGCGGCACCGGCGAGTCCGGCATCGGCCGCATCCACGGCGAGGAGGGGCTGCGGGAGTTCGGCCGGCCCAAGTCGGTCACCCGCCGCCGGGCCCGGTCGCTGCTGCCGGCCATGACGTTCGAGCGCACCCCGGCCGACGTCGCCCGGATCATCAAGATCGCCAAGCTGATGTACGGCCGGGGCCGCTGA
- a CDS encoding FHA domain-containing protein: MEEHPELMPLLTVSGGAMRGLTFRVGQDAQVIGRAPTADIVLADPHLSRRHATVRATPEGVLLTDLGSTNGTWLNDTRVTGSVAIADGDVVRLGRTDLRLYDPGVARTDPVGMSFGALRRDQRPTLPLPVPGPRQPIEAREAQPADVS; encoded by the coding sequence ATGGAGGAGCATCCTGAGCTGATGCCGTTGCTGACGGTGTCCGGCGGGGCGATGCGAGGGCTCACGTTCCGGGTCGGCCAGGACGCGCAGGTGATCGGCCGGGCGCCGACCGCCGACATCGTGCTCGCCGACCCGCACCTGAGCCGGCGGCACGCCACCGTCCGGGCCACCCCGGAAGGGGTGCTGCTCACCGACCTCGGCTCGACCAACGGCACCTGGCTCAACGACACCCGGGTCACCGGCAGCGTGGCGATCGCCGACGGCGACGTGGTCCGGCTGGGCCGCACCGACCTGCGTCTCTACGACCCGGGCGTGGCCCGGACCGACCCGGTCGGGATGAGCTTCGGCGCGCTGCGCCGCGACCAGCGCCCCACCCTGCCGCTGCCCGTCCCCGGGCCGCGCCAGCCGATCGAGGCGCGCGAGGCGCAGCCGGCCGACGTCAGCTAG